From the Rhinoderma darwinii isolate aRhiDar2 chromosome 12, aRhiDar2.hap1, whole genome shotgun sequence genome, one window contains:
- the BAG5 gene encoding BAG family molecular chaperone regulator 5, which yields MDMGNQHASITALQEIQRKVKELEQNVASFSGLQSDPEYKKIEKALTKQLFEIESIDTEGKGNIQQAQKRASEEVERLLKELERIANHPCRLEIEKIFKEVQNLAAQQLGPLYGGRGCITEEFEEGIQNILMRLTQVKTQGRASLRKARYCTLTKVLAIQEILENCLRQQVLALPLSTDAHPTISKINAVMCEVNKARGSLIALLAGVNECETYRHLSCVLSGFIAELDALDVSGHIEVRTYRKEVVEEINSLFKYLDIEEEAHFTSAYDLAKNQSIVQIETIRKRLADIKARLLERQNNVSEIHLGTKSELQSLIAQLDEVSVEKNPCIREARRRAVVEVQTVITYIDLKEALERRHNIGEPVHPEHPSHVAVWRVLGSLSELQKEVLSFDGRRADKNYKLLEELLTKQLLALDAIDSQGDERSKTARKQAVKFANNILGYLDMKTDEWEY from the coding sequence ATGGATATGGGTAACCAACATGCTTCGATCACCGCTCTTCAGGAGATCCAACGGAAAGTCAAAGAACTTGAGCAGAATGTGGCTAGCTTCAGTGGCTTACAGAGTGACCCAGAGTACAAAAAGATAGAGAAAGCTTTGACCAAACAGCTCTTTGAGATTGAATCTATAGACACAGAAGGAAAAGGGAACATCCAGCAGGCGCAAAAGAGAGCATCCGAGGAGGTGGAGAGGCTCCTAAAAGAATTGGAGAGGATTGCAAACCATCCTTGCCGACTGGAGATCGAGAAGATTTTCAAGGAGGTGCAGAATCTTGCAGCTCAACAATTAGGTCCTTTGTATGGAGGGAGAGGATGTATCACAGAGGAGTTCGAAGAAGGCATTCAGAACATCCTTATGAGACTCACGCAAGTCAAGACCCAGGGAAGAGCCTCCCTAAGAAAAGCCAGATATTGCACTTTAACTAAAGTTCTCGCCATCCAagaaatattggaaaattgtttaaGGCAACAGGTGCTGGCGCTTCCCCTCTCTACGGATGCTCATCCAACCATATCGAAGATTAACGCTGTTATGTGTGAGGTCAATAAGGCCCGCGGAAGTCTGATCGCTCTTCTTGCTGGCGTAAATGAATGTGAAACTTACAGGCACTTATCTTGTGTACTCTCTGGCTTCATAGCCGAACTGGATGCTTTAGATGTTTCTGGCCACATAGAAGTGAGGACATACAGAAAAGAGGTAGTTGAAGAAATAAACAGCTTATTTAAATATCTGGACATTGAAGAGGAAGCCCACTTCACCAGCGCTTATGACCTAGCCAAGAATCAGTCCATAGTCCAAATAGAAACCATTCGCAAACGATTGGCGGACATAAAAGCCAGGCTCTTGGAAAGACAAAACAACGTATCCGAAATCCACTTGGGGACCAAATCTGAACTTCAGAGTCTTATTGCCCAGTTGGACGAAGTGAGTGTGGAGAAGAATCCTTGCATTCGAGAAGCGAGAAGGAGAGCGGTGGTGGAGGTACAGACTGTTATCACATACATTGACCTCAAGGAAGCTCTTGAAAGAAGACACAACATTGGTGAACCAGTCCATCCCGAACACCCATCTCACGTTGCTGTATGGAGAGTTCTTGGGAGCCTGTCTGAGCTTCAGAAAGAGGTCCTGTCCTTCGATGGCAGAAGAGCAGATAAAAATTACAAGCTGCTAGAAGAGCTTCTCACCAAGCAACTACTCGCTCTAGATGCCATTGATTCACAAGGCGACGAACGTTCAAAAACCGCAAGGAAACAAGCTGTAAAGTTCGCTAATAATATCCTTGGCTATCTGGACATGAAAACAGATGAATGGGAATATTAG